The Streptomyces sp. Mut1 genome window below encodes:
- a CDS encoding GNAT family N-acetyltransferase, translated as MTPRPPWYVTRTVTDEQDRAACFQLRKDVFVGEQNVPEEIEYDVHDADAVHVIAVAADGTALGTGRLLHGPAAAGHTGGDPAVGSLGRLAVSKEARGLGVGAALVRAIEDAARDNGLAAVDLHAQTHALRFYERLGYVAYGPEFTDAGIPHRAMRRTI; from the coding sequence ATGACCCCCAGGCCCCCTTGGTACGTCACCCGTACCGTCACCGACGAGCAGGACCGCGCCGCGTGCTTCCAGCTCCGCAAGGACGTCTTCGTCGGTGAGCAGAACGTGCCCGAGGAGATCGAGTACGACGTCCACGACGCCGACGCGGTGCACGTGATCGCGGTCGCGGCCGACGGCACCGCGCTCGGTACCGGGCGGCTGCTGCACGGCCCGGCCGCCGCGGGCCACACGGGCGGGGACCCGGCGGTCGGCTCGCTCGGCCGGCTCGCGGTGAGCAAGGAAGCGCGCGGGCTCGGCGTCGGCGCCGCCCTGGTGCGGGCCATAGAGGACGCGGCCCGGGACAACGGCCTGGCCGCCGTCGACCTGCACGCCCAGACGCACGCGCTCCGCTTCTACGAGCGCCTCGGCTATGTCGCGTACGGCCCCGAGTTCACCGACGCCGGCATCCCGCACCGGGCGATGCGCCGGACGATCTGA
- a CDS encoding RluA family pseudouridine synthase translates to MSTQPEVRTLPVPDGLEGERVDAAISRMFGFSRTKAADLAAAGKVQVDGSVVGKSERVHGGAWLEVEMPQAPAPVQIVAEPVEGMEIVHDDDDIVVIAKPVGVAAHPSPGWTGTTVIGGLAAAGYRISTSGAAERQGIVHRLDVGTSGLMVVAKSERAYTLLKAQFRDRVVEKKYNALVQGHPDPMSGTIDAPIGRHPNHDYKWAVVADGKASVTHYDLIEAYRAASLLDIKLETGRTHQIRVHMSAHRHPCVGDLTYGADPTMAKRLGLTRQWLHAVKLGFEHPSDGRWVEFTSSYPDDLQQALDRIAAESE, encoded by the coding sequence GTGAGTACGCAACCCGAGGTCCGCACCCTGCCCGTCCCCGATGGCCTGGAGGGCGAGCGCGTCGACGCCGCCATCTCCCGGATGTTCGGTTTCTCCCGCACCAAGGCCGCCGATCTGGCCGCTGCCGGGAAGGTGCAGGTGGACGGCTCGGTGGTCGGGAAGTCCGAGCGGGTGCACGGCGGTGCCTGGCTCGAAGTGGAGATGCCGCAGGCCCCCGCACCCGTGCAGATCGTCGCCGAGCCCGTCGAGGGCATGGAGATCGTGCACGACGACGACGACATCGTCGTGATCGCGAAGCCGGTCGGCGTCGCCGCGCACCCCAGCCCCGGCTGGACCGGCACCACCGTCATCGGCGGCCTCGCCGCCGCCGGCTACCGGATCTCGACCTCGGGCGCCGCCGAGCGCCAGGGCATCGTCCACCGCCTCGACGTCGGGACCTCCGGGCTGATGGTCGTCGCCAAGTCGGAGCGCGCCTACACCCTGCTGAAGGCCCAGTTCCGCGACCGGGTCGTCGAGAAGAAGTACAACGCGCTGGTCCAGGGCCACCCGGACCCGATGAGCGGCACCATCGACGCGCCCATCGGCCGCCACCCCAACCACGACTACAAGTGGGCGGTCGTCGCGGACGGCAAGGCATCGGTGACGCACTACGACCTGATCGAGGCGTACCGGGCCGCCAGCCTCCTGGACATCAAGCTGGAGACCGGCCGCACCCACCAGATCCGGGTGCACATGTCCGCCCACCGGCACCCCTGCGTCGGTGACCTCACCTACGGCGCCGACCCGACCATGGCCAAGCGCCTCGGGCTGACCCGGCAGTGGCTGCACGCGGTCAAGCTCGGCTTCGAGCACCCCTCGGACGGCCGCTGGGTCGAGTTCACCAGTTCCTACCCCGACGACCTCCAGCAGGCGCTGGACCGTATCGCCGCGGAGAGCGAATGA
- the lspA gene encoding signal peptidase II, with the protein MAEAERIIGTPDITGAEGSGETGPDGAAASPDAVTPDGQDTAATAADAEADAEAAVDRSPATRRRRIILLFCVAVVAYLFDLGSKMLVVAKLEHQEPIELLGDWLKLDAIRNAGAAFGIGEAFTIIFTIIATTVIVVIARLARKLYSLPWAVALGLLLGGALGNLTDRIFRAPGVFEGAVVDFIAPAHFAVFNLADSAIVCGGILIVLLSFKGLDPDGTVHKD; encoded by the coding sequence GTGGCAGAGGCGGAGCGCATCATCGGTACGCCGGACATCACCGGGGCTGAGGGAAGCGGAGAGACCGGGCCGGACGGCGCGGCCGCTTCCCCGGACGCCGTCACGCCGGACGGGCAGGACACCGCCGCGACAGCGGCCGACGCCGAGGCCGATGCGGAAGCGGCGGTCGACCGGTCGCCGGCCACTCGCCGGCGCCGGATCATCCTGCTCTTCTGCGTCGCCGTCGTCGCCTACCTGTTCGACCTCGGCAGCAAGATGCTCGTCGTGGCGAAGCTGGAGCACCAGGAGCCGATCGAGCTGCTCGGCGACTGGCTCAAGCTCGACGCCATCCGCAACGCGGGCGCCGCGTTCGGGATCGGCGAGGCCTTCACGATCATCTTCACCATCATCGCGACGACCGTCATCGTGGTGATCGCGCGGCTCGCTCGCAAGCTGTACAGCCTGCCGTGGGCCGTCGCGCTCGGTCTGCTGCTCGGCGGGGCGCTCGGCAACCTCACCGACCGCATCTTCCGCGCGCCGGGCGTGTTCGAGGGCGCGGTGGTGGACTTCATCGCCCCCGCCCACTTCGCCGTCTTCAACCTCGCCGACTCCGCGATCGTCTGCGGCGGCATCCTGATCGTCCTCCTCTCCTTCAAGGGCCTGGACCCCGACGGCACCGTGCACAAGGACTAG
- a CDS encoding TraR/DksA family transcriptional regulator, with product MVEKKAAARKTAAADKAPARKAAAKKAPAKKSAGKSAGKSAGKSAGKAAAKKTPAGTPAGEGSKTTGAAQAAEQTGAHTVVAKKSAAGTRTAGASTAPVPPARVAAAPGELAVRPGEDPWTPEEVAAARTELTSESTRLRDELEASGLALAGLMRDSGDGAGDDEADTGTKNITREHEMQLAANAQEMLDQTERALARLEAGTYGLCEVCGNPIGKARMQAFPRATLCVEDKQKQERRG from the coding sequence ATGGTGGAGAAGAAGGCAGCCGCACGGAAGACGGCGGCGGCCGACAAGGCGCCCGCCAGGAAGGCCGCGGCGAAGAAGGCGCCCGCGAAGAAGTCCGCCGGGAAGTCCGCGGGCAAGTCCGCCGGCAAGTCCGCCGGGAAAGCCGCAGCCAAGAAGACCCCGGCCGGGACTCCGGCAGGGGAGGGGTCGAAGACCACGGGGGCGGCGCAGGCCGCCGAGCAGACGGGAGCCCACACGGTGGTAGCCAAGAAGAGCGCGGCCGGCACCCGAACCGCAGGCGCGAGCACGGCACCCGTGCCGCCTGCCCGGGTCGCCGCGGCACCGGGGGAGCTGGCCGTACGGCCGGGCGAGGACCCCTGGACGCCGGAAGAGGTCGCGGCCGCGCGCACCGAGCTGACCAGCGAGAGCACCCGGCTGCGCGACGAGCTGGAGGCCTCAGGTCTGGCGCTGGCCGGGCTGATGCGGGACTCCGGCGACGGGGCGGGCGACGACGAGGCCGACACCGGCACCAAGAACATCACCCGCGAGCACGAGATGCAGCTCGCCGCCAACGCCCAGGAGATGCTGGACCAGACCGAGCGGGCGCTGGCCCGGCTGGAGGCCGGTACGTACGGGCTCTGCGAGGTCTGCGGCAACCCGATCGGCAAGGCGCGGATGCAGGCGTTCCCCCGGGCCACCCTCTGCGTCGAGGACAAACAGAAGCAGGAGCGACGAGGCTGA